The Aspergillus luchuensis IFO 4308 DNA, chromosome 7, nearly complete sequence genome has a segment encoding these proteins:
- the BUR1 gene encoding CDC2/CDK family serine/threonine-protein kinase (COG:D;~EggNog:ENOG410PHPD;~InterPro:IPR017441,IPR008271,IPR000719,IPR011009;~PFAM:PF07714,PF00069;~go_function: GO:0004672 - protein kinase activity [Evidence IEA];~go_function: GO:0005524 - ATP binding [Evidence IEA];~go_process: GO:0006468 - protein phosphorylation [Evidence IEA]), protein MVIVSLERDNNGNNRFHGCTSIREFEFLGKLGEGTFGEVYKARSKKDNAVVALKKILMHNERDGFPITALREIKLLKMLSHTNILHLKEMAVERSKGEGRKKPSMYMVTPYMEHDLSGLLENPAVQFTEAQIKCYMLQLLEGLRYLHENRILHRDMKAANLLISNRGILQIADFGLARPYEEAPPQPGRGGGEARRDYTTLVVTRWYRPPELLLQLRRYTTAIDMWGVGCVFGEMFKGKPILAGNSDLNQAQMIFSLVGSPTEETMPGWSSLPGCEGVKNFGNRPGNLREVFKEQSPIAISLLSELLKLDWRKRINAIDALKHPYFSSPPLPARPGELPSFEDSHELDRRRFRGQKAPMPLAPAGGAVGIGGPNGSWAGGSGNRTGVEGRNSRLPSAARGTWNNVVQGVPPQRSYDNRNCEMHAARSRTGGEDLSQGSWHRGGLPPRPPTSNHQMWSSGSIGRLGRDRSHQARGRSEGNLDSYIPSYAGGGERPWERDHNRGYNTDRRDINNSDSAYQPVRRDFSRENLTRRRSRSPCSREGGRDAARTNHRR, encoded by the exons ATGGTCATAGTATCCCTCGAGAGAGACAACAATGGCAACAACCGATTCCATGGGTGCACTAGCATACGTGAGTTTGAATTTTTGGGTAAGCTTGGTGAGGGTACTTTTGG TGAGGTCTACAAAGCGAGATCGAAAAAGGACAATGCTGTCGTTGCTCTCAAAAAGATACTCATGCATAATGAGAGAGACGGG TTCCCCATAACCGCACTTCGTGAAATTAAACTTCTGAAGATGCTATCTCATACTAATATCTTACATCTTAAGGAAATGGCAGTCGAACGGAGTAAAG GGGAAGGTCGTAAAAAGCCAAGCATGTACATGGTAACACCATATATGGAACACGATCTCTCAGGCCTTCTGGAGAATCCTGCTGTTCAGTTCACTGAAGCTCAAATCAAGTGTTATATGCTTCAACTTCTTGAAGGCCTTAGATATTTACATGAG AATCGTATATTACATCGAGACATGAAGG CTGCCAACCTACTTATTAGCAATAGAGGCATACTTCAAATTGCTGATTTCGGATTGGCCCGACCATATGAAGAGGCCCCTCCTCAGCCTGGGCGAGGCGGTGGAGAAGCACGAAGGGATTATACTACGCTCGTTGTGACACGATGGTATCGCCCCCCCGAActgcttcttcaactccGGCGTTATACGACAGCTATCGACATGTGGGGCGTTGG ATGCGTCTTCGGGGAAATGTTCAAAGGAAAGCCGATCCTTGCCGGGAATAGCGACCTCAACCAGGCGCAGATGATTTTCAGTCTTGTAGGCTCGCCTACAGAGGAGACTATGCCAGGGTGGTCTTCACTACCAGGGTGTGAGGGAGTGAAGAATTTTGGTAACAGACCGGGTAATTTACGTGAAGTATTTAAAGA GCAAAGCCCTATAGCGATATCGTTGCTTAGTGAGCTTTTAAAGCTCGACTGGCGGAAACGGATCAATGCTATCGATGCTTTGAAACACCCTTACTTTTCTAGCCCACCACTACCGGCACGACCTGGAGAGTTACCTTCTTTTGAAGACTCCCATGAGCTTGATAGGAGAAGATTTCGTGGCCAAAAGGCACCCATGCCACTGGCACCTGCAGGAGGTGCTGTAGGGATCGGTGGCCCGAACGGAAGTTGGGCAGGTGGCTCAGGGAACAGAACAGGCGTCGAAGGTCGAAATAGTCGTCTTCCAAGCGCAGCCCGTGGTACTTGGAACAACGTGGTTCAGGGAGTCCCTCCACAGCGCTCTTATGACAATCGTAACTGCGAAATGCACGCAGCTCGATCGAGGACAGGTGGGGAGGATCTCAGCCAAGGATCCTGGCATAGAGGGGGGTTGCCACCTCGTCCGCCAACGTCAAATCACCAGATGTGGTCTTCCGGTAGCATAGGTAGATTGGGACGCGACAGAAGCCACCAGGCTCGCGGGCGGTCTGAAGGGAACCTAGACTCCTACATTCCAAGCTATGCTGGCGGAGGCGAACGTCCTTGGGAGAGAGACCACAATCGGGGCTACAATACGGATCGGCGTGACATCAACAATAGTGACTCAGCCTACCAACCTGTGCGAAGAGACTTTTCGCGAGAAAATCTGACAAGACGAAGGAGCCGTAGCCCCTGCTCTAGGGAAGGTGGTCGTGATGCAGCTAGGACAAACCATCGCAGGTGA
- a CDS encoding putative P-type ATPase (COG:P;~EggNog:ENOG410PH07;~InterPro:IPR018303,IPR023298,IPR023299,IPR001757, IPR036412,IPR008250,IPR006544;~PFAM:PF00122,PF00702,PF12409;~TransMembrane:11 (o172-192i321-343o349-369i533-557o569-590i1073-1091o1097-1116i1137-1156o1184-1203i1215-1232o1252-1269i);~go_component: GO:0016021 - integral component of membrane [Evidence IEA];~go_function: GO:0000166 - nucleotide binding [Evidence IEA];~go_function: GO:0016887 - ATPase activity [Evidence IEA];~go_process: GO:0006812 - cation transport [Evidence IEA]), producing the protein MEPDIQPPLETQSPMFSTGADRRRNSIRSSYSVVSDVEMARNEIYDGPISESIPSSVVSFSHRRNRKDSTTSFTYFQEDQEHLDWPNEDTIDAESDVGNLSDIETNESIRSSKRPSFSRESVQDPLLRRSLSASSRDYCHRGDQRVSQKVHIVSEDLTIVIAGFSTSPTGLLLYYLSCLLSLGVFYLLFRWFPKYRIRLMGIPTPLQTCQWVVIEDQWNQLDIHTVHTEVYGRPLSTIFSPDYESYDEDNDPTIYQLRYIDYRYHRLIYHPADDQFCLIGGWKDPSWTNAKGMRAGLDADDRDSREQVFGKNLIDIQQKSVFQLLMDEAFHPFYIFQLASLVLWSLDQYYYYAVCIFSISVISISATIIETKATMNRLRHISLFECDIRVLRNGFWRSVPSRELVPGDVYEFSDPSLNYVPCDCILLSGDCIVNESMLTGESVPVSKVPLTDDALKYMNLSAPSIHPALARHFLFSGTKVIRARRPQGVDDDEAIALAVVVRTGFLTTKGALVRSMLFPKPSGFSFYRDSFRYISVMAIIAILGFVASFVNFIRLGLSWHLIIVRALDLITIVVPPALPATLSIGTNFALSRLKAHKIYCISPQRVNVGGKLDVICFDKTGTLTEDGLDVLGVRIVDHNRRFSDLLPKLCLASPTSYTNSVQDMSRYNNTLYTMATCHSLRVVDGELLGDPLDVKMFQFTGWSFEEGGSHAEEADSEAILPSIARPPVSENPTSACQRNKIEAPLELGILRAFEFVSHLRRASVIVRQYGDTGASTFVKGAPESVKAICLPSSLPHDFDELLSNYTHKGYRVIACAAKYEPKLSWMRVQKMTRADAECDLEFLGFIIFENKLKPNTAETIAELNKAGIRNIMCTGDNILTAVSVARECGLISGDEQCFVPRFVQGHSPQHASDDCLCWESVDNPALKLNPSTLMRSVDSTAVDLSIPGNACSLNHYTLAISGEMFRWIVDFGSELLIKRVLVRGKVFARMSPDEKHELVEKLQSLDYCCGFCGDGANDCGALKAADVGVSLSDAEASVAAPFTSRRFDISCVPTLIREGRGALVTSFCCFKYMSLYSAIQFSTVSFLYASASNLGDFQFLYIDLCLILPIAIFMGWTKPNPVLSRKRPTADLVSRKVLIPLLGQITICILTQLIAFETVKSQPWFQPPQLDLEESNIENSENTVLFLLSCFQYILSSAVLSVGPPFRKPMSSNKPFLSMIIVDLMISCYMLFTPSQWLKRVIQLTYLPESFAWWLLTLAALSFLFSWLAERNLFPRLAHLLGRMYTALRPGHPKKRRQYKVLLEEMQG; encoded by the exons ATGGAGCCTGATATACAACCACCACTAGAGACTCAGTCACCCATGTTTTCAACTGGGGCTGATCGTCGCCGCAATTCAATAAGAAGCAG CTATAGCGTTGTCTCAGACGTTGAAATGGCCCGCAACGAG ATATATGATGGACCGATATCAGAGAGTATCCCTTCCAGtgttgtttccttttcccaccGTCGGAATCGCAAGGATTCCACCACAAGCTTCACCTATTTCCAGGAAGATCAGGAACACCTGGACTGGCCAAACGAAGATACCATAGATGCTGAAAGTGACGTTGGCAACTTGTCTGATATTGAGACGAACGAGTCAATTAGATCCTCCAAACGTCCGTCCTTTTCTAGAGAATCTGTTCAAGACCCCCTTCTACGAAGGTCTCTATCAGCTTCGTCGCGTGATTATTGCCATAGGGGCGATCAAAGGGTAAGCCAAAAGGTTCACATCGTTTCGGAAGACTTGACTATCGTGATTGCGGGCTTTTCGACGAGTCCTACCGGTCTGCTATTGTATTATCTATCTTGCTTGTTGTCGCTCGGGGTTTTCTATCTCCTATTTCGTTGGTTTCCAAAGTACCGAATCCGTTTGATGGGAATTCCAACACCTCTTCAAACCTGTCAATGGGTTGTGATTGAG GATCAATGGAATCAACTTGACATTCATACGGTCCATACTGAAGTATACGGTCGTCCTCTCTCCACAATCTTCAGTCCTGACTACGAGTCGTATGATGAGGACAACGACCCAACAATCTATCAATTACGGTACATTGATTACAGATATCATCGGCTTATTTACCACCCAGCCGATGACCAATTTTGTCTAATCGGTGGCTGGAAAGACCCTTCCTGGACGAACGCGAAAGGGATGAGAGCTGGACTGGATGCCGATGACCGTGATAGCCGTGAACAGGTGTTTGGCAAGAATCTCATTGATATTCAGCAGAAATCTGTTTTCCAACTTCTTATGGATGAG GCTTTCCACCCATTCTATATCTTCCAACTTGCTAGCCTTGTCCTCTGGTCGCTTGACCAGTATTACTATTACGCTGTCTGCATCTTTTCCATCTCTGTGATAAGTATAAGTGCTACTATAATTGAAACCAAAGCA ACAATGAACCGCTTAAGACATATTTCACTGTTTGAGTGCGATATCCGTGTGCTTAGGAATGGGTTCT GGAGATCTGTCCCCTCTCGGGAGCTTGTTCCGGGTGATGTTTACGAATTTTCTGACCCCTCCCTGAACTATGTCCCTTGTGATTGTATACTGTTATCCGGTGATTGTATTGTGAATGAAAGCATGCTTACAG GTGAATCTGTCCCTGTTTCTAAAGTCCCACTGACAGACGATGCCTTGAAATACATGAATTTGAGCGCACCCTCAATCCACCCCGCTCTTGCAAGACATTTCTTGTTCAGCGGTACGAAAGTAATTCGAGCACGTCGTCCCCAAGgcgttgatgatgacgaagcTATTGCTTTGGCAGTCGTTGTGCGAACAGGTTTCCTGACCACGAAAGGGGCCCTTGTTCGATCGATGCTCTTCCCAAAGCCTTCCGGCTTTAGCTTTTACCGGGACTCATTCCGATATATATCTGTTATGGCCATCATAGCGATTTTGGGTTTCGTGGCCTCGTTTGTCAATTTCATCCGCCTCGGT CTATCATGGCATCTGATCATCGTTAGGGCCCTCGACCTGATTACAATCGTTGTGCCTCCGGCTTTGCCGGCGACGCTGAGCATTGGAACCAACTTCGCCCTCTCGCGACTTAAGGCACATAAAATATATTGCATCAGTCCACAAAG GGTCAATGTAGGGGGCAAGTTAGATGTGATCTGTTTCGATAAGACAGGTACTCTCACGGAAGATGGACTGGATGTACTGGGAGTGCGGATCGTGGACCACAATAGAAG GTTTTCTGACCTACTCCCTAAGCTGTGTCTCGCGTCTCCGACATCATATACAAATAGCGTTCAAGATATGAGCAGGTACAACAACACCCTTTACACCATGGCAACATGCCACTCTCTGAGAGTTGTGGACGGCGAACTTCTTGGGGACCCCCTAGATGTCAAAATGTTTCAGTTTACCGGTTGGTCCTTCGAAGAAGGTGGGAGCCATGCTGAAGAAGCGGATTCCGAGGCGATATTACCGTCGATTGCGAGACCACCTGTCAGTGAAAACCCTACCAGTGCTTGTCAGCGAAATAAAATAGAG GCACCCCTAGAACTCGGCATTTTGCGTGCCTTTGAATTCGTGTCACATCTTCGTCGAGCAAGTGTTATTGTACGCCAGTATGGTGACACTGGTGCCAGCACTTTCGTGAAAGGTGCACCAGAAAGTGTGAAGGCCATATGTCTTCCAAGCAGCT TGCCTCACGATTTTGATGAGCTCCTGAGTAACTATACCCACAAGGGCTATCGTGTCATCGCTTGTGCGGCGAAATATGAACCAAAATTAAGCTGGATGAGAGTCCAGAAAATGACCCGTGCTGATGCTGAATGTGATCTGGAGTTTCTTGGCTTTATCATTTTCGAAAACAAACTGAAGCCAAACACGGCTGAAACTATTGCTGAGCTGAATAAAGCAGGGATACGCAACATAATGTGTACAGGTGATAACATATTGACTGCAGTAAGTGTTGCTCGCGAATGCGGACTAATTAGTGGTGATGAACAATGCTTTGTTCCTCGCTTCGTACAAG GTCATTCTCCTCAACATGCGTCCGATGACTGTCTTTGCTGGGAAAGTGTAGACAATCCCGCACTGAAGCTTAACCCGAGTACTCTTATG CGTTCGGTGGATTCGACGGCTGTAGACTTATCTATACCAGGCAATGCCTGTAGCCTCAACCATTACACTCTTGCCATCAGTGGTGAGATGTTTAGGTGGATCGTGGACTTTGGGAGCGAGTTGCTTATCAAAAGG GTACTTGTGCGTGGAAAAGTGTTCGCGAGAATGTCACCTGATGAGAAACATGAACTAGTGGAGAAGCTTCAATCCCTAGATTATTGCTGTGGCTTTTGCGGCGACGGCGCCAATGACTGTGGTGCATTAAAAGCCGCTGATGTCGGTGTTTCCCTATCAGATGCCGAAGCTTCGGTTGCTGCTCCATTCACCAGCCGCCGCTTTGACATATCGTGTGTTCCGACGCTGATCAG GGAAGGCCGAGGTGCCTTGGTCACAAGCTTTTGCTGCTTCAAGTACATGAGCCTATATTCAGCAATTCAGTTTTCAACTGTCAGTTTCTTATACGCATCAGCGTCAAATCTTGGTGACTTCCAG TTTCTTTATATCGACTTATGCCTCATATTACCGATAGCAATTTTTA TGGGATGGACCAAGCCAAACCCTGTATTATCGCGGAAACGACCCACTGCTGATCTTGTATCACGCAAAGTCTTAATCCCGCTGCTAGGCCAAATAACGATATGCATTTTGACTCAATTAATTGCATTCGAGACTGTGAAATCGCAACCATG GTTTCAACCCCCTCAGCTAGATCTAGAGGAAAGCAACATTGAGAACTCCGAGAACACCGTTCTGTTTCTGCTTTCCTGCTTTCAGTACATCCTGTCAAGTGCTGTCCTTAGCGTCGGACCGCCATTCAGAAAACCGATGAGCTCTAACA AACCATTCCTCTCTATGATAATTGTGGATTTGATGATCTCCTGCTACATGCTGTTTACACCCTCACAATGGCTGAAGCGGGTCATCCAGTTGACGTACCTGCCGGAAAGTTTTGCGTGGTGGTTGCTGACACTTGCTGCCTTGAGCTTTTTGTTCTCTTGGTTGGCAGAAAGGAATCTCTTTCCTAGATTGGCTCATTTGCTAGGGCGCATGTACACAGCCTTGCGACCAGGTCACCCCAAAAAGCGTCGCCAGTACAAGGTACTACTCGAGGAAATGCAAGGGTAG
- the nap1 gene encoding histone chaperone NAP1 (BUSCO:EOG09263ULA;~COG:B,D;~EggNog:ENOG410PH0J;~InterPro:IPR037231,IPR002164;~PFAM:PF00956;~go_component: GO:0005634 - nucleus [Evidence IEA];~go_process: GO:0006334 - nucleosome assembly [Evidence IEA]) has product MSEPIRNKKADFPVAPTPQNTPANNAPISSHAQQPGIASIKEESLDHATAASLFARNPGLVSMIQGKLGSLVGRSSGYIESLPVSVRRRVAGLKGIQKEHAKLEAQFQEEVLELEKKYFAKFTPLYQRRSTIVNGAAEPTDGEVEAGQGDEEDVDSKDDAEATKEEDQESQIAGIPEFWLSAMKNQISLAEMITERDEEALKHLVDIRMEYLDRPGFRLIFEFSENAYFTNKTISKTYYYKEENGYGGDFIYDHAEGTKIDWKAEKDLTVRIESKKQRNKNTKQTRIVKITVPTESFFNFFSPPQPPTDDDDTVATDIEERLELDYQLGEDIKEKLIPRAIDWFTGEALQFEELGDDMDADDYDDEDDEDEDEDDEDDDDERRSDRDVDDDSDEEDGTSKPKKEAAECKQS; this is encoded by the exons ATGTCTGAGCCCATCAGGAATAAGAAAGCGGACTTTCCAGTGGCTCC GACACCACAGAATACCCCGGCCAACAATGCTCCTATTTCTTCTCATGCCCAGCAACCTGGAATTGCTAGTATCAAAGAAG AGTCTCTTGACCATGCTACGGCGGCTTCCCTATTTGCACGCAACCCCGGACTCGTTTCGATGATTCAGGGAAAACTCGGATCTCTTGTTGGCCGCTCTTCGGGCTACATTGAATCTTTACCCGTGTCAGTCCGCCGGCGCGTTGCTGGCCTGAAGGGTATCCAGAAGGAGCACGCTAAATTGGAAGCTCAGTTTCAGGAAGAAGTACTGGAACTCGAGAAGAAATACTTCGCGAAGTTTACTCCCTTGTATCAGAGGCGTTCCACGATAGTCAACGGAGCCGCGGAGCCTACGGATGGTGAAGTTGAAGCGGGACAgggtgatgaagaggatgttgaCTCTAAAGATGATGCTGAGGCCACCAAAGAAGAGGATCAGGAGTCCCAAATCGCCGGCATACCTGAATTCTGGCTCTCGGCTATGAAGAACCAGATTTCTCTCGCAGAAATGATCACCGAGCGAGATGAAGAGGCTTTGAAACATCTCGTCGATATCCGTATGGAATACCTCGACCGCCCAGGCTTCCGTCTCATCTTCGAATTTTCAGAGAATGCCTATTTCACAAACAAGACTATTTCGAAGACCTACTACTACAAGGAAGAAAACGGCTACGGTGGTGATTTTATCTACGATCACGCCGAAGGCACCAAGATCGATTGGAAGGCTGAGAAAGATCTTACTGTCCGCATTGAGAGCAAGAAACAGAGAAACAAGA ATACGAAACAGACCCGGATTGTCAAAATTACCGTCCCCACGGAGTCATTtttcaacttcttctccccccctcaGCCCCCgactgacgatgatgataccgtTGCTACTGATATCGAGGAGCGACTCGAGCTTGATTATCAGCTCGGTGAAgacatcaaggagaagctcatCCCCAGAGCCATTGACTGGTTCACGGGAGAGGCCCTCCAGTTCGAAGAGCTGGGTGACGACATGGATGCCGATGactacgacgacgaggacgatgaagatgaggatgaagatgacgaagacgatgatgatgagaggagATCCGACCGGGACGTTGACGATGACTCCGATGAAGAG GATGGCACctcgaagccgaagaaggaggctgcaGAATGTAAACAAAGCTGA